The Medicago truncatula cultivar Jemalong A17 chromosome 4, MtrunA17r5.0-ANR, whole genome shotgun sequence genome includes a region encoding these proteins:
- the LOC11410046 gene encoding E3 SUMO-protein ligase SIZ1, with protein sequence MDLVAGIKEKLTYFRIKELKDVLTQLGLSKQGKKQDLVDRILSILSDEQVSKIWAKKNAVGKEQVAKLVDDTYRKMQISGATDLASKGQVVSDSSNVKVKAEVEDSFQIQTTTTTKIRCLCGSTLETGDLIKCDDARCQVWQHISCVIIPEKPMEGIPPVPDKFYCELCRLSRADPFWVSVSHPLLPVKLATTSIPTDGTNPVQCVERTFQLTRADKDMVSKQEFDVEAWCMLLNDKVPFRIQWPQYTDLAVNGLPIRTTTRPGSQLLGANGRDDGPIITPHTKDGINKISLTVCDARIFCLGVRIVRRRSLQQILNLIPKESDGEPFEDALARVCRCVGGGNAADNADSDSDLEVVSDTFSISLRCPMSGSRMKIAGRFKPCIHMGCFDLDVFVEMNQRSRKWQCPICLKNYALENIIIDPYFNRITSMMINCGEDVTEVEVKPDGSWRVKAKSESERLDLGILGQWHLPNGSLCTSTAGDIKRVETLKQVKQEGFSDGPAGLKLGIRRNRNGNWEVSKPETTNTSSGHILKEVFGNPEQVVIPMSSSGSESGRDGDDPSVNQGGGGHIDYSTTNGIEMDSQSRNNVDLARGYTVHNTSAQVGGAEIIVLSDSEEDNDILVSPPIANNNHQNDTADGYSMPPPGIVDPYVEDQNLGGSSCLGLFPNEDDFGISSLWSLPSASQAGPGFQLFGSDADASDALVHLQHVPINCTSSLNGYALAPETALGSGSLLQDSSAGRSDADLNGGLVDNPLAFAGDDPSLQIFLPTRPAESSMQNELRDQANVSNGVSTEDWTSLTLGGGAGGSNGDASTQNGLNSRHQVPSRDNGTNTLADSASLLLGMNDVRSDRASRPRSGSPFTFPRQKRSVRPRLYLSIDSESE encoded by the exons ATGGATTTGGTAGCCGGTATCAAG gaaaaattaacatatttccGTATAAAAGAGCTCAAGGATGTGCTGACTCAGTTAGGACTTTCAAAACAGGGAAAGAAGCAG GATCTCGTCGATCGGATATTATCCATTCTCTCAGATGAGCAAG TTTCCAAAATATGGGCCAAGAAGAATGCTGTTGGGAAAGAGCAGGTGGCAAAATTGGTGGATGACACATATAG GAAAATGCAGATATCGGGAGCCACTGATCTAGCATCAAAGGGTCAGGTTGTGTCAGATAGTAGTAATGTGAAGGTTAAAGCTGAAGTTGAAGATTCCTTTCAAATTCAAACTACTACAACTACAAAGATTCGCTGTCTCTGTGGAAGTACATTGGAAACAGGGGATTTGATCAAG TGTGATGATGCCAGATGCCAAGTGTGGCAACACATCAGCTGTGTTATTATTCCAGAGAAACCTATGGAAGGCATCCCACCAGTTCCTGATAAATTTTATTGTGAACTATGTCGACTCAGCCGTGCAGACCC GTTTTGGGTTTCAGTATCTCATCCTTTGTTACCTGTAAAGTTGGCCACAACCAGTATTCCAACTGATGG TACCAACCCAGTGCAGTGCGTGGAGAGAACATTTCAACTCACAAGAGCAGACAAGGACATGGTATCAAAACAAGAATTTGATGTTGAG GCTTGGTGTATGCTTCTGAACGACAAGGTTCCATTCAGGATTCAATGGCCACAGTATACAGACCTTGCAGTTAATG GTCTTCCTATTCGAACAACTACTAGACCCGGTTCACAGTTGCTTGGAGCTAACGGTCGTGATGATGGTCCAATT aTCACGCCGCATACAAAAGACGGAATTAATAAGATTTCCTTAACAGTATGTGATGCTCGCATTTTCTGTTTAGGTGTTCGAATTGTTAGAAGGCGCAGTTTGCAACAG ATCCTAAACTTAATTCCAAAGGAGTCTGACGGTGAGCCTTTTGAAGATGCTCTTGCACGCGTCTGTCGTTGTGTTGGGGGTGGAAATGCAGCTGACAATGCTGATAGCGACAGTGATTTGGAAGTGGTTTCAGATACTTTCAGTATAAGCCTTCGTTGTCCG ATGAGTGGTTCAAGAATGAAGATTGCCGGAAGATTCAAACCTTGCATTCACATGGGTTGTTTTGATCTTGATGTTTTTGTGGAAATGAATCAACGGTCAAGAAAG TGGCAATGTCCTATATGTCTCAAAAACTATGCATTAGAGAATATCATCATTGACCCTTATTTCAATCGCATCACTTCtatg ATGATTAATTGCGGTGAAGATGTTACAGAGGTTGAGGTGAAGCCTGATGGCTCTTGGCGTGTTAAGGCAAAGAGTGAAAGTGAACGTCTGGATTTAGGGATTCTTGGCCAATGGCATCTTCCTAATGGATCTCTTTGTACTTCTACTGCTGGAGATATCAAGAGAGTAGAAACACTGAAGCAAGTAAAACAGGAAGGTTTTTCAGATGGACCTGCTGGTTTAAAACTTGGCATTAGGAGGAATCGCAATGGGAATTGGGAAGTCAGTAAGCCAGAGACAACCAACACCTCTTCTGGTCATATATTAAAAGAGGTTTTTGGAAATCCTGAACAAGTTGTTATTCCAATGAGCAGCAGTGGCTCCGAAAGTGGTCGGGATGGTGATGATCCCAGTGTTAACCAGGGTGGTGGTGGGCATATTGATTATTCTACTACCAATGGAATTGAGATGGATTCTCAGTCTCGCAATAATGTTGATTTAGCTCGTGGATATACTGTGCATAACACATCTGCTCAGGTGGGTGGGGCAGAGATAATTGTTCTTAGCGACTCTGAAGAAGACAATGACATATTGGTGTCTCCTCCAATTGCAAATAACAACCACCAAAATGATACTGCAGATGGTTACTCCATGCCACCTCCTGGAATTGTTGACCCATACGTTGAAGATCAGAATCTTGGTGGAAGTTCATGCTTGGGGCTTTTTCCTAATGAAGATGATTTTGGAATATCTTCCCTGTGGTCATTGCCTTCTGCATCTCAGGCTGGTCCAGGATTCCAATTGTTTGGTTCTGATGCAGATGCCTCTGATGCATTGGTTCATTTGCAGCATGTCCCTATTAATTGCACCTCATCACTGAACGGTTATGCATTGGCTCCCGAAACTGCTTTGGGATCTGGCAGTCTCTTACAAGATTCCTCTGCTGGACGGTCAGATGCTGACTTAAACGGTGGTTTGGTTGACAACCCATTGGCATTTGCTGGAGATGATCCCTCTCTTCAGATTTTTCTCCCCACAAGACCAGCTGAGTCGTCTATGCAGAATGAATTGAGAGATCAAGCAAATGTCTCTAATGGTGTTTCTACCGAAGATTGGACATCCCTTACTCTCGGAGGTGGTGCTGGCGGTAGTAATGGCGATGCTTCCACTCAAAATGGATTGAATTCTAGACACCAAGTCCCATCCAGAGACAATGGCACAAATACTTTGGCTGATTCTG